Proteins from a genomic interval of Cottoperca gobio chromosome 8, fCotGob3.1, whole genome shotgun sequence:
- the LOC115012390 gene encoding von Willebrand factor C domain-containing protein 2-like, translating to MSPLQRALSCLSIALVLLLPPHRPGRVADHAVAAEYSSKTDMDYEFGDYRGKWCIDDHGFVYGIGEVYYPSPTSCPCTCTVDGPVCVRPKCPRIHPRCTRMRYKACCPVCEAMARVCVYGGQTYRLLEEFRLSRCERCRCHANREVYCSISDCPAPHCVNPTYEPNHCCPICKTGPNCFAGDRVIPAGERVNIDKQTVCYCTYRDGTWHTHPQATCEQNPQPSPTPGVRTEPPRDEESRGRRFIPRLDVIP from the exons ATGAGCCCTCTGCAGCGCGCGCTCAGCTGCCTCTCCATCGCTCTCgtcctgctgctgccgccgcacCGTCCGGGGCGAGTCGCGGATCACGCGGTAGCGGCGGAGTACTCCTCCAAAACCGACATGGACTACGAGTTTGGGGACTACCGGGGCAAGTGGTGCATCGACGACCACGGCTTTGTTTACGGAATCGGAGAAGTTTATTACCCGAGCCCAACGTCGTGTCCGTGCACGTGCACCGTGGACGGTCCCGTGTGCGTCCGACCCAAGTGTCCCCGCATCCATCCGCGGTGCACGCGGATGAGATATAAGGCGTGCTGTCCGGTGTGCGAGGCTATGGCCAGGGTCTGTGTCTACGGGGGCCAAACGTACCGGCTCCTAGAGGAGTTCAGG TTGTCGAGGTGTGAGCGATGTCGCTGCCACGCCAACAGAGAGGTGTACTGCAGCATTTCCGACTGCCCTGCCCCTCACTGCGTCAACCCCACCTACGAACCCAACCACTGCTGCCCCATCTGTAAGACTG GTCCCAACTGCTTTGCTGGCGACAGGGTGATCCCAGCGGGGGAGCGTGTGAACATCGACAAGCAGACAGTATGCTACTGTACCTACCGGGACGGGACGTGGCACACCCACCCCCAGGCCACCTGTGAGCAGAACCCCCAGCCCAGCCCGACACCCGGCGTCCGAACTGAGCCCCCCAGAGATGAGGAGTCCAGGGGGAGGCGGTTTATTCCCAGACTGGATGTGATACCATGA